The following coding sequences lie in one Anguilla anguilla isolate fAngAng1 chromosome 14, fAngAng1.pri, whole genome shotgun sequence genomic window:
- the btc gene encoding probetacellulin isoform X2, protein MKDYDASGEILHGGTVLALCKHSLADWNVTLQPANRNVSCGPHGNSSNCTETVETAKWSGHFTKCPKDYRHYCIHGKCRFVKEQNTPSCICPRGYTGSRCEYIDFDTQVGDQKQIIIACVIATLVFLIFLIVFIFICAHRKNLCRRKKRKDEKMEEKLNMMSSTREARESLPATVETSETNAV, encoded by the exons TTTTAGCCCTATGCAAACACTCTTTGGCCGACTGGAATGTGACACTGCAGCCAGCCAACAGAAATGTGTCCTGTGGTCCCCACGGCAACAGCAGCAACTGCACAG aAACAGTAGAGACCGCCAAGTGGAGCGGTCACTTCACAAAGTGTCCGAAGGATTACAGACACTACTGCATCCACGGGAAGTGCCGCTTCGTCAAGGAACAGAATACTCCTtcctgcat ATGTCCAAGGGGATACACTGGATCCAGATGTGAATATATAGATTTTGACACACAAGTGGGAGACCAGAAGCAGATCATCATCGCCTGTGTGATTGCAACGCTGGTCTTTCTCATATTCTTAATAgtcttcattttcatctgtgcGCA tcggAAAAACCTGTGcagaaggaagaaaagaaaggatgaaaaaatggaggaaaaactGAACATGATGAGCAGCACGAGAGAAGCCAGAGAGAGTCTACCAGCCACCGTTGAAACTTCAGAAACAAACGCGGTGTGA
- the btc gene encoding probetacellulin isoform X1 yields the protein MGPAMEKAYICRMIAIFTVLALCKHSLADWNVTLQPANRNVSCGPHGNSSNCTETVETAKWSGHFTKCPKDYRHYCIHGKCRFVKEQNTPSCICPRGYTGSRCEYIDFDTQVGDQKQIIIACVIATLVFLIFLIVFIFICAHRKNLCRRKKRKDEKMEEKLNMMSSTREARESLPATVETSETNAV from the exons ATGGGACCCGCGATGGAAAAGGCGTACATTTGCCGAATGATCGCGATCTTTACAG TTTTAGCCCTATGCAAACACTCTTTGGCCGACTGGAATGTGACACTGCAGCCAGCCAACAGAAATGTGTCCTGTGGTCCCCACGGCAACAGCAGCAACTGCACAG aAACAGTAGAGACCGCCAAGTGGAGCGGTCACTTCACAAAGTGTCCGAAGGATTACAGACACTACTGCATCCACGGGAAGTGCCGCTTCGTCAAGGAACAGAATACTCCTtcctgcat ATGTCCAAGGGGATACACTGGATCCAGATGTGAATATATAGATTTTGACACACAAGTGGGAGACCAGAAGCAGATCATCATCGCCTGTGTGATTGCAACGCTGGTCTTTCTCATATTCTTAATAgtcttcattttcatctgtgcGCA tcggAAAAACCTGTGcagaaggaagaaaagaaaggatgaaaaaatggaggaaaaactGAACATGATGAGCAGCACGAGAGAAGCCAGAGAGAGTCTACCAGCCACCGTTGAAACTTCAGAAACAAACGCGGTGTGA